Part of the Propionispora vibrioides genome, CTACGTGCTGGAAAGCGATATGGTTAAAACCAATATTTCCGGGTTGGTACAGGGCGCCCGGATTGTAAATGAACAAGCCTTGCCGGACGGATCGTATCAGGTAACGCTGCAGGTAGCTTTGTTTGGCGAACATAGCGTTGCCGCCGCTATCGCCGACCAAATGAAGCCTGCCGCCATGCTGCCTGTGCCGTCTCCTTCGGCCGCTTATCAGCCGTCGGCAATGGGAGAAAGCGCTCCGGTAGTTTCGGGCGTGATTGTCGATGCCCGGGGCCTAGGCCTGGCGCGGGTGATGTCACCGCGCATCTATGACGAAACCGGGCGGATTATTTACGGCAATATGTATTTGGATGCTGATTTTGTGGTGAGTCATGGTATGGTCGATTATGCGGTCAATGGGGATGTGGCAGGAGAAGCCGCCTCACGGGCCGGAACCAGTCCGCTGGTTGTGAAGGCTATTGGCTTACGGGATTTTAATGCCAATGTTGTTATCAGCCGGGCCGATGCCGATGCCATTTTAGCGGCTAATGCTAAAACCAATTTCTTTGCCCGCACGGCAGTGGTGTTTGAGCAGTAGGGGAACTCTTGGAACGGGCAGAGTACTTTTTCCGGTGTATTTGTTAGTCTAACTGCCGGGGGTATTTTCTATTAATTGTTCGTTAATGTAAAAAACCAGCTACATCTTTTTGTAATTACACAAAGATGTAGCTGGTTTTTTGTCGAACGGAAAAGCAGGCCAATGCTGTATTTGGTTGCTTGCTTCTGTAATTGGCACGAGACTTGCAATAAAAATAGGCGTAAGTAAGTTAACGAAAACAGGAGGTGAAGCAGGATGAAAGAAAAAGTCACGGTGCTGTGCTGCTGTGGTGCAGGCATATGCACGTCCAACTACTTAAGGGAAGAAATTGAGGACCGTATCAAGCAGGAAGGCTTGAAAAACGTAAAGGTCATTCTTTGCCGGGTCAATGATGTGGAGGAAGCCATCAATAATGCCGATATGCTGGTTACCACAGTGGAAATGAAAGCCGACTACCCGGTTCCCATGATCAGGGCCTTAGGCATTATGCTGGATGACAAAGCGGCGAAGAAGGCCCTGGATGAAATTATAGCTGAAATCAGAAATATCCAGCAGTGACTTCTTAATCTTGGTGGCAGAAAAACGTTGAGTGAAAACCAGGCGGCATTTCTACCGCCAAGATATGCCTGAATGTAAAAAATTAAATATGCAGAGGAGAAGGCGTATGGAATTTATTGATTCAATTACTAATATCCTTTCGGCGTTTTTTAAATTTGATTCTACCGTTACGATTGTCGGGATCATTTTGATTGTGTCTCTGCTGGTAAAAGTAAGTTTAAAAAAGGCGATTCTTGGAGCGTTGAAGGTCTCTATCGGCCTTACCGGGTTGTTTATGGTGGTCAGTCTGATTCAGGAAGCCATGGTCAAGCCCATCACCAATATCGTAAGCATCTACGGCTTCAATAAAGGCGTTATTGATATCGGCTGGGGCTCAGTCGGCTATGCTTTCGGCAATACCTACGGGTATTTCGGCGTATTGGTTTTTCTCATTATTAATGTCCTGTTGGTTACCGTCCGGTTTACACAAACCATCTATGTAGATGTGTTCAATACCTGGCGGGCCATGCTGCTGGCCGGTTTGGTCGGCGTAACGACAGGGAACTTCTGGCTGGCCACGCTGGCGGTCGTGGTTTTCCTGATTATCGACGTAAAGGCGGCCGATATCGCGGCGCCGTACATTGAAAAGATCAACAATTTCCCGCCGGGCGGTTCCTGGCCGCACGGAACGCATTTTTCCTTCCAGGCTTGTATCGCCATTCCACTGGAGTGGATTTTGCGGCGGACACCGGTGATTAAGGATGTGGAGTTCAGCGCGGAAACCATTCAGGAAAAGTTTGGTGTCTTTGGTGAGACTACCGTAATGGGCGCTACCCTGGGGATTATCCTGGGTCTGTTCAGCCAAATCGGCATTATGCCGTCCTTGCTGTTAGGGGTAAAAATGGCTGCCGCTTTCCTGCTGCTGCCCAGAATGGCCGCCATTTTGGTGGAAGGCTGGTTCCCGATTATCAAATCGGCGCGGAGCATTCTGGTCAGCAAGCTGAAGCGCGATGATGTCCGGATTGCTCTGGATTGTTCCACGGTTATCGGACACTCGGCGGTTGTGCCGACAACGTTGATCATGTATCCTATCGCTCTCTTAATTTCCCTGGCGCTGCCCGGCAATCAAATGATTGCGTCGGTCAGTCTGATCATCGTCCTGTGGGAGAGCGCGGCTGTCAATGCGATTACGGAAGGCAACATCTTGCACAACCTGATCATTCTGTCGATCATTGTCTGCCTGTTCTGCTGGGGAGCCACCTTTATGGCTGGCCCGATGACCCAACTGGCAGGCACGATGGGGTACGATGTGGCTAAAGGCATGGTGTCCAACTGGGATGCCGCCGGTACGCCGGGTCTGGTGCTGGTATATAAACTATTCTCGCTGGTTTTCGGTTTTTAAAATACAGCCGTGAGGCAACTGCACGGCTAAGAGGGGTAGACGCATGGAGTCAACAGCAGAAAGCATCTATTACGATGCGGTTATTTTAGAAGATATGAACAGCAAAGAAGAAATTATCAGTTGCCTGGCCAACTATTTGCAGCAGAAGGGATATGTCAATGAACAGTACCAGGCGGCTACGCTGGAACGGGAACTGGAATATCCTACGGGGCTGCCGACCAAGCCCATTGGCGTTGCCGTACCTCATTCCAAAGCGGAAAATGTGATCAGGCCGGCGATCGTTATGGCCATCTCAAGAAAGCTGGTGGAGTTTGGAGAAATGGGCAATGCCGGTGCAAGCCTGCAGGTAGGAATTGTGTTTATGCTGGCGCTGCAAGGGGAAAACAGACATTTGAATTTCCTGAAACACATCATAAATTTTTGCAAACAGGAAAGCAATGTGACCAGGCTGTATCAGGTGCCGGCTAGGGAAGAAGCCTACCGGATTTTCCAGGAGGAAATTTTGCCTGGCACCAGGGAATAGCCAAAACGGAATGGAGGAATCAGAACGTGGATAAAAGTAAAAAGCTAAAAGTCCTGGTAGTTGGTGATGAATGGGTGCATACTAAGGACTTGATCCATATAGCCCAGGACGTGCTGCAGGGCTATGACTATGAATTGGATTCGTTTGATGTGATCATGGATAAACCGATGAGCCGGGACAGAAGCGATGATATTGGTGACGATACGGTTACCGAGTATTGCGGCCATCCGCAGCAGCTCATTGACCGGATTGCCGGCGTCCAGGTACTGATCGTTCATACGGCGCCGGTTACCAAGCAGGTGATTGCCGCCGGAAAAGACCTGCTCGCTATCGGCTGCTGCCGGTCGGATGCCGTTAATATCAATATTGAGGCCGCATCGGCAAGGGGAATCTACTTTTTTAACGCTCCCGGCCGTTCGGTGGAACCGGTATCCGATCTGACCATTGCCTTCGCGCTGCTTCTGGGCAGAAATATTCTCAAAGCGGACCAGTATGTGAAGGCCGGCCGCTGGGCTGCCGACATCAACCGGGACGTGCCGGTCTGGGATGAGTTTGTTACCTTCCGGGGTATTACGTTTAAAAATAAAAAATTCGGCTTGGTTGGCTTGGGCAAAATCGGTAAGCGGGTGGCGGAAAAGGCCAAGGGCATCGGACTTCAGGTGCTGGTGTACGATCCTTTTGCCAAAGAGGAGGCCTTCGCGGGGTATACCAGAATCACATCTCTGGAAGAACTGTTTACCGTCTGCGATTTTATCTCTATTCATGTGCCGCCTTTGCCGTCCAATAAAGGGCTGATCAGCCGAAAGCTGTTTAGCCTGATGAAACCTACCGCTTATTTTATCAATATTGCCCGCGGGGAAATTATTGATGAAAACGCGCTGATTGAAACGCTTCAGCAGAAGAAAATCGCCGGTGCCGCCCTGGATGTTTACTATACCGAGCCGCTGCCCCAGGAAAGTCCGCTGACTTCGCTGGATAATGTGATTCTGACACCGCATCTGGCCGGGCAGCGCAAGGATCTATCGGAAGGTTCGGCGGACATTTTGCGGGAGATGATGCAGCCATTTTTCCAAAGTAATTGTCTCGACACTTGTTTTAATAAAGACAAGATAAAATAACAGGCCACTGGAGTTGTGGAAAAAAACGTGATAGGATGAGGGTAAAGCCATGCTTGTAAATATGAAGACCCTGTTACAGGACGCTAAAAAAAATCAATATGGGATACCGGCTGCCAATGCCTGGAATGAAAGCACGGTGAAAGCTGCCATTGCCACAGCGGAGGCCCAGCGTTCACCGCTCATTCTGGCGCTTTATCCGGCTATGGCGGATATTCTGGAATTTGGCGCTATCGCCATTCCTCATGCCAGCCGGGCGCAGGTGCCTGTGGTCGTTCATCTGGACCATGGACAGGAGTTTGCCGACGCCGTAAAAGCGGTGCGCGCCGGATTTACCTCTCTTATGGTAGACCGGTCGACTTGCCCTTTTGAACAGAATGTGGCGGAGGTAAGGGAAATCGTTAAGATCGCCCACACGCTGGACATGAGCGTAGAAGCCGAACTGGGCCATGTAGGCAAGGGCAGCGAGTACCACAGAACCAAGAATGATGGTCTGACCGATCCTGGTGAAGCGGAGCGGTTTGTAGCGGCAACGGGAATTGATTGCCTGGCTGTGGCCGTGGGAACTTCGCACGGGATGTATGCGGGGACGCCGGAAATCCATTTCGACCTGCTCGCCAGGCTCAATCAGGTGGTGCCGGTGCCGCTGGTACTACACGGCTGCTCGGGAACGGGCGATGATAATTTGCAAAAGGCCATCCAATATGGTATCACCAAGCTGAATCTGTACACCGATCTGGATCAGGCAGGCTATGCAGTATTGGACCAGTTTTTCATTCAGGGGAAAGCGGCCAATATGCTGCAGGCGGAAGCCGCCATGACCGCCGGCTATGCAGCAAAGCTGGGCTACTATATGGAATTGTTCGGTTCCCAACAGCGCGTATAATTGTTGAGCTTGCTTGTTGGTAGCTTCAGGGGAATATGCTCACCGTGCAGGACACAACGGCATATTCCCCTTTCTTAAGTTGATATTCAGCATATGCAGGAGCAAGAGAGGAAGAACTATCTTGTCTGAAGAGGTAAAAGATACAATCAAGCAGTTAATTATGTCGGAAAGTGTGTATCATCCTTTGACCGATGAAGAAATTGCCCGGACGGTAGCGGTGCTGCGGGAAACGGTAACAGGCATCAGAAAAGAACTGCAAATTCCGAGTTCAAGGGAACGGCGCAAAAGGAATATAAAAGAAGCCATTCAGGCCGTAAGAACAAAGCGGCCTGCTGTTTCCATCAGCCAGCTTGTCCACTTGCTCAACGATCAGGGGTTTGAGGTCACGCGAAACTATGTGGCCGATGTAATTAATGAAAAACTGCCGTCTGTTGCTGACCCGGGCAGCGAAGAACCGGCGGTGCCTGAGTCGCGGCCGGAGGATTTTTCTACGCTGGTTGGTCATAATGGCAGTTTAGTTAAAAATATTCAACAGGCCAAAGCGGCTATTTTATATCCTCCCTATGGTCTGCCGACCTTGATTGTCGGTGACAGCGGCACCGGGAAATCAAAATTTGCCGAGTGCATGTACCAGCATGCCAAGAACAATCACATCCTAGCCGATACGTCGCCCTTTGTCGCTTTAAACTGTGCCGACTATGGCGATAATCCCCAACTGCTGCTGTCTATTTTGTACGGACATAAAAAGGGGGCCTTCACCGGTGCCGATCAGGATACGGCGGGCCTGGTAGAGCGGGCCGACGGCGGCATTTTATTTCTGGATGAAATCCACCGGCTGCCGCCGAAGGGACAGGAAATGCTGTTTTCCCTGCTTGATAAGGGTAAGTTTCGCCGGTTGGGCGAAGTGGACACCGAGCGGGAGTCACGGGTATATTTTATCGGAGCCACGACAGAAAGCATCGAGTCTTCGCTGCTGTTGACTTTTAGAAGAAGAATTCCCATGATTATTGAACTGCCTAAGCTGGAGGATCGCACTCTCCAGGAAAAGGCCCAGCTTATTTATGATTTTTTTCAGAACGAGGCTAACCGCACTAAGTGCAAGATTATGGTGAAAAGTAAGATTTTATCGGCCTTTGCCCTGAAAAAGTATGACGGTAATATCGGACAGCTAAAGAGTGAAATCCAGGTTACCTGTGCCAATGCGTATGTGGAAAAGATGAACAGCGGTAAAAATGAAATCAATATCGGGTTTAATGAACTTTTATATAATACCTTATTCCATGACAAACAAACGGCCGGTCAGCCGCGCAAAAGCGCCGTTATCTTTCAGGATACCTTATTTGTGCCCCATATTACGGCCACCAAGGTACAGCATGAGTATCCGGTGTTTGAGGATATTTATCAAAAGATAGAAGAAAAATATTATGAGTTAAAAGAAATGGACATTTCACCGCCGGAGATCGAGAAAATCATCTGGACTTTTGTGGTAAACAAATTTAAACTCATCGGGACGGAACGGTCGGAAGGCAAGCAATTAGTCATTGATGAGTTTAAATATTTGGTCGGAGAAACGATCAGTACCATCATAAAAGATTTTTACCTGCGAACCGGCTCCTTGTATCCCGACCTGAAGCTTAATACCAAAGTACTGATTTACCTGGCCATTCATTTGGGCGAAGCCATCAAACGGATCAAATACAATCAGGACATTATCAATCCTAATTTATCGTATATCAGACAAAACTTTGCCAATGAATATAACTTGGCGCTGCAACTGGCGAAGGACGTGGAAAAGGCGGAGAATATGGAGCTGCCCGAGGGCGAAATCGGCTTCATTGCCATGTATATCAAGGAATTGCTGCAGGTTACCAATAAAAAGAACAAGGTGGCCATCATTACCGTCTGTCATGGTAAAATCGCGTCGGAAATGATTGCCATTGTCCGCCAGCTTATGGGCGTGGATTTCCCGATTGCCATTGATATGCCCTTCAATACCAATCCAACCAAAGTGTTTGAGCAAGTTGTGGAAATTGCCCAAACCTTTGAGCCCGACATGGGCATTTTATTCTTTGTCGACATGGGTTCGCTGGTTAATATCGGTGAAGTCGTACAAAAAAGAACAGGCATAAAGACCCGCACCATTGACCGGGTGGATTTGGTATCGGTCATGGAGGCTGTCCGTAAGGCGTATATCTCCGATCAGGATTCGCAGGAAACACTGGATGATATTTACTATGAAATCATTCACTCCCGCCACTCCTACCCGGTACTGCCGATCGAAAATTCCGGAAAACCGCCGGTTATTGTCTGCATGTGTCTGACCGGTCGCGGGGTGGCAACCACTATTCGCGATGTCCTCACCGAATATTACCCTCATGTTAAAACTGAGACACTCAGTGTCGTGGACGAAGAGTTGAAACAAAAAATGACCGCACTGCGCAGCCAGTACAGCCTGATTGCCGTTGTCGGGACGATGAATCCCAAGCTACAGGGCGTTAATTTCATTCCTTTTGACTTTGAGTTTCATAAAAACCAGAAAATGCTGTTAGACTATCTCATCAGACAGCACCAGGGGAATACCTTGCAAAGCATTTTGCGGGAGGACCTGATTCTGCTGAATGGCAATTACCGGACTAAATTGGAAGTGCTGGAAGCGCTCGGCAGCTTGTTATTTAATAACGGCTATGTGAAAAAGCAATTTCTCCAGTCCATGACGGCCCGGGAAGATATGAGCAGCACTTGTTTTAAAAATGGGATTGCCATTCCTCATGGCTTGCCTTCCTTGGTCAATGAATCGGCGGTGGTGTTCATCAAACTGCAGCAAGCTCTCGAATGGGATCAGAACAAAAACAAGGTAAAGCTCATTTGCCTGCCGGCTGTCAAAAACGATGATGTTGGCATTATTACCGATTTGTTTTATACATTGAAGGACAAGGAACGGGTGCAAAGCCTGCTGGCAGCGGCCGGACCACAGGAATTTATCAATACATTGTGTTCCCTGTCAGCAAGCAAACACTCCTGACCATAAAAAGACGGCAACCGGCAATAGTACCTTATCAACCCTAATCCTGTGAATACTGACGGTCTATTTTCCGCAAGCCTTCGTTGTCGTCAGTCGGCATACTTCCTCCGCCCTTTTTACGAATACATCCCGCATGCCGGTTTTTTGCCGGAAGCGGGATGTGTTTGTTTTATAGAGTGCTGTCGGTTTTAGGGTGTTGGTTTTTAGAAAATAGAGCTTCATTTGCAATGCCATTAACAAATAAGTCAATAAACTCACGGGTGTATTCGTTAACTGCGGTTTTATCAGAGAAAGTTAAAACTTTATTAGTGATAAATAAGGATTGCAATAAATTAAATCCGATACAGGCAACGAAATGTTCGTCTATATTACGAAACTGACATTGCTGTTTGCCTTCCAGGATTACTTTGGCGATAAGTGCGCTTATTTCTTTTTCCACGGCAGTTTGAAACCGGTTAGTTTGTCCGAGGGAATGAATGGTATTATCTTGTTTTATAGTTGCATATAATAAAGACCGGTTTTCATAAAAATAAACACCGATAGTTTGCAATAGTTGTGATAACTGATAGACAGGAAGAGCGAGATTTTGTGTTTGAGTCAAGACCATAGCCTTAAGCTTTTCTAATTCATGAGTGATCAAACACATAAATAGTTCTTCCTTGTTAGGGAACTGTTGATATAGCGTTCTCTTGGAAATCCGGCAGTCACGACATATTTCATT contains:
- a CDS encoding LPP20 family lipoprotein, with amino-acid sequence MRKLGYVILAVWLVLGLTPVAAAGNDFTGAGGTEIRGQVDAWKDGVIEATGTGVSPSSAGNAAQASAMARRAAIVDGYRNLLEKVGEVRVEAATTVRNYVLESDMVKTNISGLVQGARIVNEQALPDGSYQVTLQVALFGEHSVAAAIADQMKPAAMLPVPSPSAAYQPSAMGESAPVVSGVIVDARGLGLARVMSPRIYDETGRIIYGNMYLDADFVVSHGMVDYAVNGDVAGEAASRAGTSPLVVKAIGLRDFNANVVISRADADAILAANAKTNFFARTAVVFEQ
- a CDS encoding PTS sugar transporter subunit IIB, producing MKEKVTVLCCCGAGICTSNYLREEIEDRIKQEGLKNVKVILCRVNDVEEAINNADMLVTTVEMKADYPVPMIRALGIMLDDKAAKKALDEIIAEIRNIQQ
- a CDS encoding PTS transporter subunit IIC — encoded protein: MEFIDSITNILSAFFKFDSTVTIVGIILIVSLLVKVSLKKAILGALKVSIGLTGLFMVVSLIQEAMVKPITNIVSIYGFNKGVIDIGWGSVGYAFGNTYGYFGVLVFLIINVLLVTVRFTQTIYVDVFNTWRAMLLAGLVGVTTGNFWLATLAVVVFLIIDVKAADIAAPYIEKINNFPPGGSWPHGTHFSFQACIAIPLEWILRRTPVIKDVEFSAETIQEKFGVFGETTVMGATLGIILGLFSQIGIMPSLLLGVKMAAAFLLLPRMAAILVEGWFPIIKSARSILVSKLKRDDVRIALDCSTVIGHSAVVPTTLIMYPIALLISLALPGNQMIASVSLIIVLWESAAVNAITEGNILHNLIILSIIVCLFCWGATFMAGPMTQLAGTMGYDVAKGMVSNWDAAGTPGLVLVYKLFSLVFGF
- a CDS encoding PTS sugar transporter subunit IIA; the protein is MESTAESIYYDAVILEDMNSKEEIISCLANYLQQKGYVNEQYQAATLERELEYPTGLPTKPIGVAVPHSKAENVIRPAIVMAISRKLVEFGEMGNAGASLQVGIVFMLALQGENRHLNFLKHIINFCKQESNVTRLYQVPAREEAYRIFQEEILPGTRE
- a CDS encoding NAD(P)-dependent oxidoreductase, which produces MDKSKKLKVLVVGDEWVHTKDLIHIAQDVLQGYDYELDSFDVIMDKPMSRDRSDDIGDDTVTEYCGHPQQLIDRIAGVQVLIVHTAPVTKQVIAAGKDLLAIGCCRSDAVNINIEAASARGIYFFNAPGRSVEPVSDLTIAFALLLGRNILKADQYVKAGRWAADINRDVPVWDEFVTFRGITFKNKKFGLVGLGKIGKRVAEKAKGIGLQVLVYDPFAKEEAFAGYTRITSLEELFTVCDFISIHVPPLPSNKGLISRKLFSLMKPTAYFINIARGEIIDENALIETLQQKKIAGAALDVYYTEPLPQESPLTSLDNVILTPHLAGQRKDLSEGSADILREMMQPFFQSNCLDTCFNKDKIK
- a CDS encoding class II fructose-bisphosphate aldolase, encoding MLVNMKTLLQDAKKNQYGIPAANAWNESTVKAAIATAEAQRSPLILALYPAMADILEFGAIAIPHASRAQVPVVVHLDHGQEFADAVKAVRAGFTSLMVDRSTCPFEQNVAEVREIVKIAHTLDMSVEAELGHVGKGSEYHRTKNDGLTDPGEAERFVAATGIDCLAVAVGTSHGMYAGTPEIHFDLLARLNQVVPVPLVLHGCSGTGDDNLQKAIQYGITKLNLYTDLDQAGYAVLDQFFIQGKAANMLQAEAAMTAGYAAKLGYYMELFGSQQRV
- a CDS encoding sigma 54-interacting transcriptional regulator produces the protein MVASGEYAHRAGHNGIFPFLKLIFSICRSKRGRTILSEEVKDTIKQLIMSESVYHPLTDEEIARTVAVLRETVTGIRKELQIPSSRERRKRNIKEAIQAVRTKRPAVSISQLVHLLNDQGFEVTRNYVADVINEKLPSVADPGSEEPAVPESRPEDFSTLVGHNGSLVKNIQQAKAAILYPPYGLPTLIVGDSGTGKSKFAECMYQHAKNNHILADTSPFVALNCADYGDNPQLLLSILYGHKKGAFTGADQDTAGLVERADGGILFLDEIHRLPPKGQEMLFSLLDKGKFRRLGEVDTERESRVYFIGATTESIESSLLLTFRRRIPMIIELPKLEDRTLQEKAQLIYDFFQNEANRTKCKIMVKSKILSAFALKKYDGNIGQLKSEIQVTCANAYVEKMNSGKNEINIGFNELLYNTLFHDKQTAGQPRKSAVIFQDTLFVPHITATKVQHEYPVFEDIYQKIEEKYYELKEMDISPPEIEKIIWTFVVNKFKLIGTERSEGKQLVIDEFKYLVGETISTIIKDFYLRTGSLYPDLKLNTKVLIYLAIHLGEAIKRIKYNQDIINPNLSYIRQNFANEYNLALQLAKDVEKAENMELPEGEIGFIAMYIKELLQVTNKKNKVAIITVCHGKIASEMIAIVRQLMGVDFPIAIDMPFNTNPTKVFEQVVEIAQTFEPDMGILFFVDMGSLVNIGEVVQKRTGIKTRTIDRVDLVSVMEAVRKAYISDQDSQETLDDIYYEIIHSRHSYPVLPIENSGKPPVIVCMCLTGRGVATTIRDVLTEYYPHVKTETLSVVDEELKQKMTALRSQYSLIAVVGTMNPKLQGVNFIPFDFEFHKNQKMLLDYLIRQHQGNTLQSILREDLILLNGNYRTKLEVLEALGSLLFNNGYVKKQFLQSMTAREDMSSTCFKNGIAIPHGLPSLVNESAVVFIKLQQALEWDQNKNKVKLICLPAVKNDDVGIITDLFYTLKDKERVQSLLAAAGPQEFINTLCSLSASKHS
- a CDS encoding TetR/AcrR family transcriptional regulator, yielding MEDVKLSILSAAKIRFSRFGFQKTTINEICRDCRISKRTLYQQFPNKEELFMCLITHELEKLKAMVLTQTQNLALPVYQLSQLLQTIGVYFYENRSLLYATIKQDNTIHSLGQTNRFQTAVEKEISALIAKVILEGKQQCQFRNIDEHFVACIGFNLLQSLFITNKVLTFSDKTAVNEYTREFIDLFVNGIANEALFSKNQHPKTDSTL